The Pseudomonas orientalis genome contains a region encoding:
- the folE2 gene encoding GTP cyclohydrolase FolE2 — MNALTLPDIAAQASRQALPLDWVGMCGVALPVLFDGQRLLATADAGVSLDDGSARGIHMSRLYLALEMFDQQPLTPALLRNVLQRFLDTHEDLSNNAYLRIHTNLLLKRPALVSPLDGWKRYPVSIEARLENQMFHVELKIDVTYSSTCPCSAALARQLIQQQFLDDFANTPLQHADVLTWLGSANGIVATPHSQRSSAQLHVHLQGEQLPIVALINSAEAALGTAVQTAVKRADEQAFALANGQNLMFCEDAARRLNLALKRSDAVKAFHLKVVHAESLHAHDAVAESRWTRPST, encoded by the coding sequence ATGAATGCGCTGACTCTGCCGGATATCGCCGCGCAGGCTTCACGCCAAGCCTTGCCACTCGACTGGGTGGGCATGTGCGGCGTGGCCTTGCCTGTCCTGTTTGATGGCCAACGCCTGCTCGCCACCGCCGATGCCGGTGTGAGCCTGGACGATGGATCGGCCCGCGGCATTCATATGTCACGCCTGTACCTGGCACTGGAAATGTTCGATCAGCAGCCGCTGACGCCTGCACTTCTGCGTAATGTACTGCAGCGCTTTCTCGACACACATGAAGATTTATCTAATAACGCCTACCTGCGTATCCACACCAACTTGCTGTTGAAACGCCCGGCTCTGGTCAGCCCTTTGGACGGTTGGAAACGCTACCCGGTCAGCATTGAGGCGCGTCTGGAAAACCAGATGTTCCACGTGGAACTAAAAATTGACGTGACCTACTCATCAACCTGCCCATGCTCCGCCGCCCTCGCCAGGCAATTGATTCAACAGCAATTTCTCGACGATTTCGCCAACACGCCATTGCAGCATGCAGACGTGTTGACCTGGCTCGGCAGCGCCAACGGCATTGTCGCCACCCCCCACAGCCAACGCAGCAGCGCGCAGTTGCATGTGCACCTGCAGGGCGAGCAATTGCCAATTGTCGCCCTGATCAACAGCGCCGAAGCCGCCCTCGGCACCGCCGTGCAAACCGCGGTGAAACGTGCCGATGAGCAAGCCTTCGCCCTGGCCAATGGGCAGAACCTGATGTTCTGCGAGGACGCCGCCCGCCGCCTTAACCTCGCCTTGAAGCGCTCGGATGCGGTCAAGGCCTTTCACCTCAAAGTGGTCCACGCCGAAAGCCTGCACGCGCACGACGCCGTGGCCGAAAGCCGCTGGACGAGACCTTCCACATGA
- a CDS encoding metal ABC transporter ATP-binding protein — MITCTALRWGAPGQPLTPAVDFTLEKGSLTGVIGPNGCGKSSLLKVIAGLQKPLTGKVSVDVPRRGGLAFLPQQQYLDRQFPISLQELVAAGLWGTRLTSPQRNERLHAALEDWCLSGLEQRPLMALSGGQLQRALLARMSLTDSPVLLLDEPHAALDEEGQALCWKHIHAWHEEGRTLMVVCHDLASVRHHTPDVLHIKSTGCALGSSKELIRPQPQLQVA, encoded by the coding sequence ATGATCACCTGCACTGCGTTGCGCTGGGGCGCTCCGGGCCAACCGCTCACCCCCGCCGTGGATTTCACCCTGGAAAAAGGCAGCCTCACCGGCGTCATCGGCCCCAATGGCTGTGGCAAAAGCAGCCTGCTCAAGGTCATCGCCGGCTTGCAGAAGCCGCTGACAGGAAAGGTCAGCGTCGATGTTCCACGGCGCGGCGGCCTGGCCTTCCTGCCCCAGCAGCAATACCTGGACCGGCAGTTCCCCATCAGCCTGCAGGAACTGGTCGCTGCAGGATTGTGGGGCACTCGGCTCACGTCACCACAACGCAACGAACGCCTGCACGCCGCGCTGGAAGACTGGTGCCTGAGCGGCCTGGAGCAACGCCCGTTAATGGCCCTGTCCGGCGGCCAATTGCAACGCGCCCTGCTCGCCCGCATGAGCCTGACCGACTCGCCGGTGTTGCTGCTCGACGAACCCCACGCCGCCCTTGATGAGGAAGGCCAGGCGCTGTGCTGGAAACACATCCATGCCTGGCATGAAGAAGGCCGCACGCTGATGGTGGTCTGTCATGACCTGGCGTCGGTGCGCCATCACACACCGGACGTGCTGCACATCAAAAGCACGGGCTGCGCGCTGGGCTCGAGTAAAGAGTTGATTCGTCCACAACCGCAATTGCAGGTGGCCTGA
- a CDS encoding metal ABC transporter permease, which translates to MHVAAHLWMPFVDFVFMRRALIGGLVLACSTAPLGVFLILRRMSLIGDAVAHGILPGAALGFWFAGLSLPALTLGGLGAGLGMAGLSAWITRRTGLREDASLAAIYPISLAAGVLILGIAGKRLDLLHLLFGSALAVDETTLTGMLWVTGFSLIAMALIYKPLLLDTLDPLFLQTVSRLGPLAHGLFLTLVVLNLVIGFQAIGALMVVGLMMLPAIASRFWSRRLPVLIAVSAVLGCLSVWLGLLLSFYYSLPSGPAIVLVAGGGYLLSVVFGPVHGLLRRPPLLSSQ; encoded by the coding sequence ATGCATGTTGCCGCCCATTTGTGGATGCCCTTTGTCGACTTCGTGTTCATGCGCCGCGCGCTGATCGGCGGGCTGGTGCTGGCCTGCAGCACCGCGCCGCTGGGGGTGTTTCTGATCCTGCGGCGCATGAGCCTTATCGGTGATGCGGTGGCCCACGGCATTCTGCCCGGCGCCGCCTTGGGCTTCTGGTTCGCCGGGCTGAGCCTGCCCGCGTTGACCCTCGGCGGCCTCGGCGCCGGACTGGGCATGGCGGGGTTATCCGCGTGGATCACCCGCCGCACCGGCCTGCGCGAAGACGCCAGCCTCGCCGCCATCTACCCCATCTCCCTCGCCGCCGGCGTGTTGATTCTTGGCATCGCCGGCAAGCGCCTGGACCTGCTGCACCTGCTGTTCGGCTCCGCGCTGGCCGTGGATGAAACCACCCTTACCGGCATGTTGTGGGTGACCGGCTTCAGCCTGATTGCCATGGCGCTGATCTACAAACCGCTGTTGCTCGATACCCTCGACCCGCTGTTCCTGCAAACCGTCAGCCGCCTGGGCCCGCTCGCCCACGGACTGTTCCTGACCCTGGTAGTGCTGAACCTGGTGATCGGGTTCCAGGCCATTGGCGCCTTGATGGTGGTGGGTTTGATGATGCTGCCGGCCATCGCTTCACGCTTCTGGAGCCGGCGCCTGCCGGTATTGATCGCGGTATCGGCAGTGCTGGGATGCCTGTCGGTATGGCTGGGTCTGCTGTTGTCGTTCTATTACTCACTGCCCAGCGGCCCGGCCATCGTGCTGGTGGCGGGCGGCGGGTATTTGCTGTCCGTGGTCTTTGGTCCGGTGCACGGCTTGCTGCGCCGCCCGCCCTTGCTGTCATCCCAATGA
- a CDS encoding metal ABC transporter substrate-binding protein, translated as MRALLVLFSLLLPLSMAQAADKLQVVTSFSILDDITHQIGGDHIQISNMVGPDADAHTYEPTPDDAKALLKARLIIKNGLGFEPWLDRLVTSTETRATVVTASKGVISHTMDEDGETIPDPHAWHNLANAEIYVNNITKALVAADPANKADYVRNSQAYLKDIYRLLAEAKTRFGALPAGNRRIVTSHDAFGYLGQAYGIQFLAPQGLSTEREPSAAEVAALITQIRKDKVKAVFMENIKDSRLLKQIADESGAQIGGTLYSDALAAEGPASTFTGLFEYNLNTLCAALGKP; from the coding sequence ATGCGCGCTCTACTCGTGCTGTTCAGCCTGCTGCTGCCGCTGTCGATGGCCCAGGCCGCCGACAAACTCCAGGTCGTCACCAGCTTCAGTATCCTCGATGACATCACCCATCAGATTGGTGGCGATCACATCCAGATCAGCAACATGGTCGGCCCGGACGCCGACGCCCACACCTATGAGCCCACACCGGACGACGCCAAGGCGCTGCTCAAGGCCAGGCTGATCATCAAGAACGGCCTGGGCTTCGAGCCCTGGTTGGACCGCCTGGTGACCAGCACCGAAACCCGGGCCACGGTGGTCACCGCCAGCAAGGGCGTGATCTCCCACACCATGGACGAGGACGGCGAGACCATCCCCGACCCGCACGCCTGGCACAACCTGGCCAATGCCGAGATCTACGTCAACAACATCACCAAGGCGCTGGTGGCCGCCGACCCAGCCAACAAAGCGGACTATGTGCGCAACAGCCAGGCTTACCTGAAAGACATCTACCGCCTGCTGGCCGAAGCCAAGACCAGGTTCGGCGCGCTGCCTGCGGGTAACCGCCGTATCGTCACCTCCCATGACGCCTTCGGTTACCTGGGCCAGGCCTACGGTATCCAGTTCCTCGCGCCCCAAGGCCTGTCCACCGAGCGCGAACCGTCGGCCGCCGAAGTGGCCGCGTTGATCACCCAGATCCGCAAGGACAAGGTCAAGGCCGTGTTCATGGAAAACATCAAGGACTCACGCCTGCTCAAGCAAATTGCCGACGAAAGCGGCGCGCAGATCGGCGGCACGCTGTACTCCGATGCCCTGGCGGCAGAAGGCCCGGCCAGCACCTTTACCGGGCTGTTCGAATACAACCTCAACACCTTGTGCGCCGCGCTGGGCAAACCATGA
- a CDS encoding DapH/DapD/GlmU-related protein yields the protein MIRKNPSGDLPLIAESAYVDKTAIICGKVIIGENVFVGPYAVIRADEVDASGAMDPITIGANSNIQDGVVIHSKSGAAVTIGEFTSIAHRSIVHGPCTVGDRVFIGFNSVLFNCAVGDGCVVRHNSVVDGRDLPAAFYVPSTTRIGPTTDLSQFPPVSVSASEFSEDVARTNVDLVRGYKALQNEF from the coding sequence ATGATTCGCAAGAACCCTTCCGGCGATCTGCCGCTAATAGCCGAATCGGCCTATGTCGACAAAACCGCGATCATCTGCGGCAAGGTCATCATCGGCGAAAACGTGTTTGTGGGCCCCTACGCCGTGATCCGCGCCGACGAAGTCGACGCCAGCGGCGCCATGGACCCCATCACCATCGGTGCCAATTCCAATATTCAGGACGGCGTGGTGATCCACTCCAAGTCCGGCGCCGCCGTGACCATCGGCGAGTTCACCTCGATTGCGCACCGCTCCATCGTGCATGGCCCCTGCACCGTCGGCGACCGCGTGTTCATTGGCTTCAACAGCGTGCTGTTCAACTGCGCCGTGGGCGACGGCTGCGTGGTGCGGCACAACTCGGTGGTGGACGGGCGCGACCTGCCCGCAGCCTTCTATGTCCCCTCAACCACCCGCATCGGGCCCACTACCGACCTGTCGCAATTCCCGCCGGTAAGTGTCAGCGCCTCGGAGTTTTCCGAAGACGTGGCGCGCACCAATGTCGACCTGGTGCGCGGTTACAAGGCCCTGCAAAACGAGTTCTGA
- a CDS encoding DUF3617 domain-containing protein, with translation MNARLLCLSMVVGLSLPVAAQAQMLAPGLWELTTSNMKVDNQDLPDLSLILGQLKQQMTPEQRAMLEKQGITMAGKGVQVCLTPAQVASDSIPLTDPQSGCKQQVTDKTGNQWKFRFSCPKAQGVGVATFQSQKEFTTTVNGTFNATGIQQKGSLDTHAQWLGNDCGTVKPRA, from the coding sequence ATGAATGCTCGTCTGCTGTGTTTGTCCATGGTTGTTGGTTTGTCGCTGCCGGTGGCGGCGCAGGCGCAGATGTTGGCGCCGGGCTTGTGGGAATTGACCACCAGCAATATGAAAGTCGATAACCAGGACCTGCCGGACCTGTCGCTGATCCTCGGTCAGCTCAAGCAACAGATGACCCCCGAACAACGCGCCATGCTGGAAAAGCAAGGCATTACCATGGCCGGTAAAGGCGTGCAGGTGTGCCTGACGCCGGCTCAGGTCGCCTCCGATTCCATCCCCCTGACTGACCCGCAATCGGGCTGCAAACAGCAAGTGACCGACAAGACCGGCAACCAGTGGAAATTCCGCTTCAGTTGCCCGAAAGCCCAGGGCGTGGGGGTGGCGACGTTCCAGAGCCAGAAAGAATTCACCACCACCGTCAACGGCACCTTCAATGCCACCGGCATCCAGCAAAAGGGCAGCCTGGACACTCACGCCCAGTGGCTGGGTAACGATTGCGGCACCGTCAAACCTCGCGCCTGA
- the cls gene encoding cardiolipin synthase, with the protein MDFFGPHLLAYFIATLHFFGSLAAVHAVLTVRTAQGSIAWALSLMFMPYLTLIPYLIFGRSTFDAYIQARRQANQEMHRAIAELNWRPWVEEALAARNSSAYASLRAMPKLGRMPCLANNQVQLLVNGDATFSAIFEAIGNAKTAVLFQFFIIHDDDLGRQLHRLLTAKAAEGVDIYVLYDRIGSHALPHGYVQSLRDAGVKVKAFATRSGWLNRFQVNFRNHRKIVVVDGITGFVGGHNVGDEYLGKKPPLSPWRDTHVQVTGPVVACLQESFAEDWFWAARALPPLILPDAYPEDGVLCQLLASGPADPYETCSLFFVEAIHAATQRVWITSPYFIPDEAVFAALRLAVLRGVDVRVLLPSRPDHRIVYAASSLYAIEAVRAGVRVFRYTPGFLHQKVVLVDSEISAIGSANMDNRSFRLNFEVMLLTVDEAFAKEVEQMLLDDFALAHEVSQEESRETRRLQQLGMRVARLISPIL; encoded by the coding sequence ATGGATTTTTTTGGCCCGCACCTGCTCGCCTACTTCATTGCCACGCTGCATTTTTTCGGGAGCCTCGCCGCAGTCCATGCGGTACTGACCGTCAGGACCGCCCAAGGCTCGATTGCCTGGGCGTTGTCGTTGATGTTCATGCCCTATCTCACGCTGATTCCCTACCTGATTTTCGGGCGCAGCACCTTCGATGCCTACATCCAGGCGCGTCGCCAGGCCAACCAGGAAATGCACCGGGCAATCGCCGAGCTGAACTGGCGCCCGTGGGTCGAGGAAGCGCTGGCCGCACGCAACTCCAGTGCCTACGCGTCCTTGCGCGCCATGCCCAAATTGGGCCGCATGCCGTGCCTGGCCAATAACCAGGTGCAGTTGCTGGTCAATGGCGATGCCACCTTCAGCGCCATCTTCGAGGCCATCGGCAACGCGAAAACCGCCGTGCTGTTCCAGTTCTTCATCATTCATGACGATGACCTCGGCCGCCAACTGCATCGGTTACTCACGGCAAAAGCGGCCGAAGGCGTGGACATCTACGTGCTTTACGACCGCATCGGCAGCCACGCCCTGCCCCATGGCTACGTGCAATCGCTGCGCGACGCCGGGGTGAAGGTCAAGGCCTTCGCCACTCGCAGCGGCTGGCTGAACCGCTTCCAGGTCAACTTTCGCAACCATCGCAAAATCGTGGTGGTGGACGGCATCACCGGGTTTGTCGGCGGGCACAATGTGGGCGATGAATACCTCGGCAAAAAGCCGCCGTTGTCACCGTGGCGCGATACCCACGTGCAGGTCACCGGCCCGGTGGTGGCATGCTTGCAGGAGTCGTTTGCCGAGGACTGGTTCTGGGCCGCGCGGGCATTGCCGCCGCTGATCCTGCCGGACGCTTATCCGGAAGACGGCGTGCTCTGCCAACTGCTCGCCAGCGGGCCGGCGGACCCGTATGAAACCTGCTCGCTGTTTTTCGTCGAGGCCATTCATGCCGCGACCCAGCGCGTGTGGATCACCAGCCCGTATTTCATCCCCGACGAAGCGGTGTTCGCCGCCCTGCGCCTGGCCGTCCTGCGCGGCGTGGATGTGCGCGTGCTGCTGCCCTCACGTCCCGACCACCGCATCGTGTACGCCGCGTCCAGCCTCTATGCCATCGAAGCGGTACGCGCCGGCGTGCGGGTGTTCCGCTACACCCCCGGGTTCCTGCATCAAAAAGTGGTGTTGGTGGACAGCGAAATCAGCGCCATCGGCAGTGCGAATATGGACAACCGTTCGTTCCGGCTGAATTTCGAAGTGATGTTGCTCACGGTCGACGAAGCCTTCGCCAAAGAGGTGGAGCAGATGCTGCTGGACGACTTCGCCCTGGCCCATGAAGTCAGCCAGGAAGAAAGCCGCGAGACCCGGCGCCTGCAACAGCTGGGCATGCGGGTGGCGCGCTTGATCTCACCCATCCTTTAA
- the cfaB gene encoding C17 cyclopropane fatty acid synthase CfaB: protein MLAQLPPALQNLQLPLRLRLWDGHEFNLGPEPSVTIVVKDPTVVTQLTHPTLDSLGEAFVEGKLDLEGSIAEVIRVCDELSHALIDDDDGPRPVRSIHDKATDAAAISYHYDLSNEFYQLWLDQDMAYSCGYFETGSESIDQAQQDKFRHLCRKLRLQPGEYLLDVGCGWGGLARFAAREFGVKVFGITLSKEQLALARERVRAEGLEEQVDLQLLDYRDLPQDGRFDKVVSVGMFEHVGHANLAQYCRILHGAVREGGLVMNHGITAKHTDGRPVGRGAGEFIERYVFPNGELPHLAMMTAEISEVGLEVVDVESLRLHYARTLDHWSERLEDNLEAAAKRVPEHALRIWRLYLAGCAYAFARGWINLHQILAVKPHADGSHELPWTREDIYR, encoded by the coding sequence ATGCTCGCGCAACTTCCACCGGCCTTACAGAATCTTCAGCTACCGCTGCGTCTGCGACTCTGGGACGGCCATGAATTCAACCTGGGCCCGGAGCCCAGTGTGACCATTGTGGTGAAGGACCCTACGGTCGTCACACAGCTGACCCATCCCACGCTCGATTCACTGGGCGAAGCCTTCGTCGAGGGCAAGCTGGACCTGGAAGGCTCCATTGCCGAGGTGATCAGGGTATGTGATGAATTGAGTCACGCCTTGATCGACGACGACGACGGACCTCGCCCGGTGCGCTCGATCCACGACAAGGCAACCGATGCGGCGGCCATCTCCTACCACTACGACCTGTCCAACGAGTTCTACCAGCTATGGCTGGACCAGGACATGGCGTATTCCTGCGGTTATTTCGAAACCGGCAGCGAGTCCATCGACCAGGCCCAGCAAGACAAATTTCGCCACCTGTGCCGCAAATTGCGCTTGCAGCCGGGTGAATACCTGCTCGATGTAGGCTGTGGCTGGGGCGGGCTGGCGCGGTTTGCGGCGCGGGAATTCGGCGTCAAGGTGTTCGGGATTACCTTGAGCAAGGAACAACTGGCCCTGGCCAGAGAGCGGGTCAGGGCCGAAGGTCTTGAAGAGCAGGTCGACCTGCAACTGCTCGACTATCGCGACCTGCCTCAGGATGGCCGTTTCGACAAGGTGGTGAGCGTGGGCATGTTTGAACATGTCGGCCACGCCAACCTGGCGCAATACTGCCGGATTCTGCACGGCGCCGTGCGCGAAGGCGGCCTGGTGATGAACCATGGCATTACCGCCAAGCATACCGACGGTCGTCCCGTGGGCCGTGGTGCCGGGGAGTTTATCGAGCGCTATGTCTTCCCCAATGGCGAGCTGCCGCACTTGGCGATGATGACGGCCGAAATCAGCGAAGTCGGGTTGGAAGTGGTGGATGTCGAAAGTCTGCGCCTGCACTACGCCCGCACGCTGGACCACTGGAGCGAGCGCCTGGAGGATAACCTCGAAGCGGCGGCGAAGAGGGTGCCGGAGCACGCCTTGCGTATCTGGCGCCTGTACCTGGCCGGTTGCGCCTATGCGTTTGCGCGGGGCTGGATCAACCTGCACCAGATCCTGGCGGTGAAACCCCATGCCGATGGCAGCCATGAACTGCCGTGGACGCGGGAAGATATCTACCGCTGA
- a CDS encoding HvfC/BufC N-terminal domain-containing protein: MRLIDWQLAFEAHLLSETSTAASGFSATLLGGTTLDVDTGLAIYHNAYLSRLQEVLRHDFAAIRYWLGDQEFAALSQAYVRRYPSAHYSLRWLGERFAVFILEHLVAEQSIPLAELAQLEWAFTLAFDAPAGEPLTLDHMAQLTPEDWPHLRVSLAPSVQHVLCRFNTVALWRANKDESDFPGSQTLDVAQVCLVWRHRNLCQYRSLEPDEARALASMTTTGWNFSELCTELAVTYGEGAPLQAATWLKQWIQDGLLERRASWQAVI; encoded by the coding sequence ATGCGCCTGATCGATTGGCAACTGGCCTTCGAGGCGCATCTGTTGTCTGAAACGTCCACCGCCGCCAGTGGCTTTTCTGCCACCCTGCTCGGCGGCACGACGCTGGATGTAGACACGGGCCTGGCGATTTATCACAACGCTTACCTGTCGCGCTTACAGGAAGTGTTACGTCATGATTTCGCCGCCATCCGCTACTGGCTGGGTGATCAAGAGTTTGCCGCGTTGAGCCAGGCGTATGTTCGGCGCTACCCGTCGGCCCATTACAGCCTGCGTTGGCTGGGTGAGCGCTTTGCAGTGTTTATTCTTGAGCATCTGGTGGCCGAACAAAGTATTCCCCTGGCTGAACTGGCGCAGTTGGAATGGGCGTTCACCCTGGCCTTCGACGCGCCTGCGGGCGAGCCGCTGACCCTCGACCATATGGCGCAACTGACGCCCGAGGACTGGCCGCACTTGCGCGTATCGCTGGCACCTTCAGTGCAACATGTGCTGTGCCGTTTCAATACGGTGGCCCTCTGGCGGGCCAACAAGGATGAATCGGACTTTCCCGGCAGCCAGACATTGGACGTGGCGCAGGTGTGCCTGGTGTGGCGTCACCGCAACCTGTGCCAGTACCGCAGCCTGGAACCGGATGAGGCCCGTGCCCTGGCAAGCATGACGACCACCGGCTGGAACTTTTCAGAACTGTGCACCGAGTTGGCAGTCACTTATGGAGAGGGTGCGCCACTGCAAGCGGCCACTTGGTTGAAACAGTGGATCCAGGACGGGTTGCTCGAACGTCGAGCTTCATGGCAGGCAGTTATTTAA
- the bufB gene encoding MNIO family bufferin maturase codes for MASSFPSLGYGLGLRNEYYEQILAQSPAVDWFEVISENYLVQGGKALYYLDAIAERYPLVMHGVSLSIGGPHAIDIDYLKHIQQLAARIQPAWISDHLCWSRGSAHQLHDLLPLPYTEESLYHVASRVRQVQDVLQRPLVLENVSSYVRSKTDEFTEWQFLNALTHLTGCQLLLDVNNVYVSSRNHGFDAWEFIRNLPPESIRQLHLAGHVDYGDYVVDTHDHPVCDPVWALYQRTLEHLGPVSTLLERDDHFPPFEALLAELSKARELGATALAKGALCA; via the coding sequence ATGGCCAGTTCTTTCCCCTCCCTGGGTTACGGCCTGGGTTTACGCAACGAATACTATGAACAGATCCTGGCCCAATCCCCTGCGGTGGATTGGTTCGAAGTGATCTCCGAGAACTACCTGGTGCAGGGCGGCAAAGCCTTGTACTACCTGGACGCGATAGCGGAGCGCTATCCCTTGGTGATGCATGGCGTGTCGCTGTCGATTGGCGGCCCCCACGCCATCGATATCGATTACCTCAAGCACATCCAGCAGCTTGCCGCGCGGATCCAGCCGGCGTGGATTTCCGATCATCTGTGCTGGAGCCGCGGCAGCGCCCACCAGTTGCATGACCTGCTGCCCCTGCCTTACACCGAGGAAAGCCTGTACCACGTGGCCAGTCGCGTGCGTCAGGTGCAGGACGTGTTGCAACGTCCATTGGTGCTGGAAAACGTCTCCAGCTACGTACGCTCCAAAACGGATGAATTCACCGAGTGGCAGTTTCTCAATGCGTTGACGCACCTGACCGGATGCCAACTGCTGCTCGACGTGAACAATGTCTACGTCAGCTCGCGCAACCACGGGTTCGATGCCTGGGAGTTCATTCGCAACCTGCCGCCTGAGAGCATTCGCCAGCTGCATCTGGCGGGGCACGTGGATTACGGCGACTACGTGGTCGATACCCATGATCACCCGGTGTGCGACCCGGTGTGGGCGCTCTATCAGCGCACCCTGGAACATCTGGGGCCGGTGTCGACGCTGCTGGAACGCGACGATCATTTTCCGCCATTCGAGGCGTTGCTGGCTGAATTGAGCAAGGCCCGGGAACTGGGGGCCACCGCTTTGGCCAAGGGTGCGCTATGCGCCTGA
- the bufA2 gene encoding BufA2 family periplasmic bufferin-type metallophore, translating into MNIKNAVSGAALAIAAASLFAGVATQVQAADAPVHCYGVTSCKGMNDCKTAENACKGQAVCKGHGFKAMTKAECDKAGGKVGE; encoded by the coding sequence ATGAATATCAAAAACGCCGTTTCCGGTGCTGCCCTGGCGATCGCCGCCGCTTCCCTGTTTGCCGGCGTCGCCACCCAGGTACAGGCCGCCGACGCGCCGGTTCATTGCTACGGCGTCACCTCCTGCAAAGGCATGAACGACTGCAAAACCGCTGAAAACGCCTGCAAAGGCCAGGCGGTCTGCAAGGGCCACGGCTTCAAGGCCATGACCAAGGCTGAGTGCGACAAGGCCGGTGGCAAAGTCGGCGAGTAA